The Candidatus Melainabacteria bacterium DNA segment CTCGCTCTGTCAATGCTATTCGGATTCGGAGTGGGCTTTTCGAGCAAAGATGCAATTGAGAACGCAAACATGGCATACGCTGGTGAGGCAGCTAAAGTAATCGTTGAAAAAGTAAGCGAGCCGACAACTTCCCTTAGAAGTAATCGGTTATTGGCGCCGGACCTCTGGGACATATACATCGATCCATTCTTCGTGCCTGTCGGTATCAAAGCTATGCCTGCGCCGCTGCTTCCGCTAGTAAACTATTCTGCACAGACACCCAGAATTCAAACAATCAATGAAGAGAAAGAACTGAGAGTGGTTGCGCAAGTCCCTGGCATGAACGAAAACGATGTAAAGGTTGAAGCGAGCGAGCGATCTGTCACGATCAAAGGGCACAAACAAGAGAAACGCGGCGAAAGCGACAAATTCCAGAGTTTCGAAGAATCGTTTTCACAGACGGTGCAACTACCGTGCAGAGTCGACGCTGACAAAGTTCAAGCTACGGTCAAGGATGGCTTGCTGACGGTGGTTCTGCCGAAAAGCTGATCGATAAACAGGACTACAATTCCAGTGAAGGGCAACAAAACTTTGCCGGTGGGGAGCTAACTAAGACTAAGATCTGCTTGCGACTTAGAAGCTAGAAACGACCGTTATGGTGACCTGACAAACGTCAAAATTTCATCGAGATATTCATTGATGCCGGCTACCGCAGCGCGAACATCCTGGAGCATCGGAATGCGATCTCTGAGTAGGTCGATAGTGACATCCTTGTGCAGTGGTATGGTACCCGCCAGTTCTTCAAGATGCTTTTTACTCGACGGTTTGTTAAGCGGTTCAATGTAATTGAGTTTGATCCAACGATCGATTAACTGCTCGCGGCGCGACTTCTTTTGTCCAGGTTCGTAGTCATTCAAATAGTTCCAAACTAAAGAAGGATATTTGTTGGGTTCATTAGGCACTAAACCGAAAATCGGTGCCAGCATGTTGGGATCACGTTCAGAACTCCTTTTGCCGCCGGCTTGTAACTTAAGGGCATAAGCACCTATCATGGCTGTGACTGCGCCGGCAATCGTGCCTAATTCGTTTCCTGCATTTTGATATTTCATCGGCGTCCCTATGGAGATCGCTCCTTGTGTCACTGCTAACGCACCACCACTGATGAAATTCAAGATGTTGTTATTACGAATAGCTTGATCGCGCTTCTCTTCCAAGACCCGAGCGACAGCATCGTAGCCTGAGACCTGACGATCCAATTCTGATACTACCCGGCGAGTTGCTAAAAAAGCACTCAAAATATTTTCGTCAAGATCCTGCCTCACAGATACAACCGCGAGGCTATGAACACGCCGCCCGGGAACATAGACATGGTCTTTCTTCAAGTCGTTCAGTTCAGCAATTTCATCGAGCATTTGCAGATCTTTGGCTACTTTCACTGCGCCGATAGAAATAGGACCGCGATCATTAATGCTAACATCATAGTTTTTTCTCTCGTTAGACTCGATCTGGTCGGCGTCGTATGGTACTGGCTTTCTACGCTGCCCCTTGATCGGTGGCTCAAGTTCAGAAGACTTATTCTGTTCTTGTCCTCCACTTTTGGCATAAGGCGCGACATTGGGGCTTAGTTTTGATGAATTGTTGTCGACTGAATTCTTTGCATCCTTAGCGACCGGACGCAAAAGCTTATCGTCATCCGTGACTGGTCCAGCCTTAAAATCGGTACCGGATGTGAAAGGCTTACTGGAATCAGGATCCACTGAGCCCTGAACGGGATTCAATTCAGATTTAATACTATCGGCTGACGAATTCTGTTTCGACACAGCCACCAGAGAACTTCTACTGCTTCGTGGTAAACCGATATCGGTTAAACATTGTTCCCTCACAGACTGTAAACCGATATCGCTTGAACCTACCGGTCTCTCGGATTGTAAACCGATATCGCTTGAACCAAGCAGTCTCCCAGACTGTAAACCGATATCGCTCCGCCCGGACCCGATACCAGTTCGTAAATCTATATCAGCAGACTCATATCCGAACGCGCCTGGAGGAACGAGATTCCACAACAAAATATTGAAAATCGCCAAAGCGACTTTCGGTTTCGAGAGCGCAGCCACTTCTTACCTGAACAAACAGTTGCAAACGTATAGCATAGTCTACAGCTCGCGACTGGTGTCCATAATTAGAAATCTTTCGTTCTTAGCAGACCATGTCAGATCGAGTCGACACAGCTAAAGCGCTGGCTTCACCATGCTGATGAGCTAGTCTAGCCCTGCGCCTTGAACACAACCATTGCCAGAGGTGGCAAAGTCAGCACCAGTGCGTTACGTCTACCATGGAAGGACACAGGGCTTGCTTCTACACCTCCAAAATTTCCCTGCCCGCTGCCACCGTACGCAACAGCGTCACTATTCAGAACTTCCTTCCAGTATCCCCCATGTGGCACACCAATCATGTAGTTATGGCGTGGCACGGGCGTGAAGTTGCATGCAATAACAAGTGCATTCTTCGGATCCCTGGCGTTTCGCATGTAAGTGAAAATGCTCTGCTCATAATCAGTGCAATCGATCCACTCAAAACTATTTCCACCATTCTCCAACTCATAAAGGGCGGGTTCTTCCTTATAAATCTTGTTTAGATCCTTCATCCATTGCTGCACACCGTGGTTCAAAGGATGATTCAACA contains these protein-coding regions:
- a CDS encoding Hsp20/alpha crystallin family protein; protein product: MKTIRDKVVRLSALALSMLFGFGVGFSSKDAIENANMAYAGEAAKVIVEKVSEPTTSLRSNRLLAPDLWDIYIDPFFVPVGIKAMPAPLLPLVNYSAQTPRIQTINEEKELRVVAQVPGMNENDVKVEASERSVTIKGHKQEKRGESDKFQSFEESFSQTVQLPCRVDADKVQATVKDGLLTVVLPKS